The Parambassis ranga chromosome 1, fParRan2.1, whole genome shotgun sequence genome includes a region encoding these proteins:
- the mchr1a gene encoding melanin-concentrating hormone receptor 1 gives MAHLTFIFINKTCDALVRAEDQPLHHTAILPVIYGIICFLGILGNCIVMYTIMKKTKCRAKQSVPDIFILNLSIVDLLILLGMPFLIHQLLGNGSWHFGAAMCTVITAIDSNSQIVSTYILTAMTFDRYLATVHPIRFNYVRTPCVAALVIGVVWGLSLLTIIPVWMYVGLMPLPDGLVACALLLPDPVTDTYWFTLYQFFLAFAIPLAIICLVFFKILQHMSTSVAPLPPRSLRVRTRKVTRMAVAICLAFFICWAPYYILQLIHLGVQKPSLAFSYAYNIAISMGYANSCINPFLYIILSETFKRQFLRAVRPVNRKFRVNPSTTDGGSVSMRMVPEGAQQEPASGEMIPSNVAPQ, from the exons ATGGCGCACCttacattcattttcattaacaAGACGTGTGACGCCTTAGTGAGGG CtgaggaccagcctctccaccACACTGCCATCCTCCCTGTCATCTATGGCATCATCTGTTTCTTGGGTATCTTGGGAAATTGTATTGTCATGTACACTATTATGAAGAAGACCAAGTGTCGTGCCAAACAAAGTGTTCCAGATATCTTTATCTTGAACTTGTCCATTGTTGATCTCTTGATCCTCCTCGGGATGCCGTTCCTCATCCACCAGTTGCTGGGCAATGGTTCCTGGCACTTTGGAGCTGCAATGTGTACGGTTATAACTGCAATTGACTCCAACAGCCAGATTGTCAGCACTTACATCCTCACTGCAATGACTTTCGACCGTTACTTGGCTACAGTTCATCCCATCCGGTTTAATTATGTCCGCACACCCTGTGTGGCTGCCCTGGTCATCGGAGTGGTGTGGGGCCTGTCCCTACTCACCATCATTCCTGTGTGGATGTATGTTGGCTTGATGCCACTCCCAGATGGCCTGGTGGCCTGCGCTCTCCTCCTGCCTGACCCGGTCACAGATACATACTGGTTCACACTTTACCAGTTTTTCTTGGCGTTTGCTATACCATTGGCCATTATTTGCCTGGTGTTCTTCAAGATCCTCCAACACATGTCCACCAGTGTGGCACCGCTGCCTCCACGCAGTTTGAGGGTACGCACCAGGAAGGTGACACGGATGGCAGTGGCCATCTGCCTGGCCTTCTTTATCTGCTGGGCTCCTTACTACATCCTCCAACTGATCCACCTCGGGGTGCAGAAGCCCAGCCTGGCTTTCTCCTATGCCTACAACATTGCTATTAGCATGGGCTATGCCAACAGCTGCATCAATCCATTTCTTTACATCATTCTTAGTGAGACCTTCAAGAGGCAGTTCCTCAGAGCTGTACGTCCAGTAAACAGAAAGTTCCGTGTGAATCCAAGCACCACAGACGGAGGCAGCGTGAGCATGAGAATGGTACCTGAAGGGGCTCAGCAGGAGCCAGCTTCTGGGGAGATGATACCATCCAATGTGGCCccacaatga